The Salvia miltiorrhiza cultivar Shanhuang (shh) chromosome 1, IMPLAD_Smil_shh, whole genome shotgun sequence genome has a window encoding:
- the LOC131002606 gene encoding uncharacterized protein At2g29880-like codes for MGDSQPQDSKKRAVYEAWTQEQSDALLRILVESAIRGWRDNSGIFSKATVEERILPVLNEKLRSNKNYNHYQSRIKWFKSRWNAYSTLLKFNSGFGYDNDTKKFTAPDEVWDAYIEAHPKDAYLRTGSFSDYDDLRLAVGNGVAVGRNAIGVGSATDARTIGVDESRGPLIEELNYDAANEAFVVLGEDDPPLSGSKSPLESTEVPVESTQRRAPVKRSRGQFETNSGHTENSSHQELMVEIKKVTSTMDRVESLFVKRDTMLERREKEKSFTTWDAILEIPNLSEDDRYTAFDLLVTKSQKDGFMKMTVPERKRWIEFKTRK; via the exons atgggAGACTCTCAACCACAAGATTCCAAAAAAAGGGCAGTGTATGAAGCATGGACGCAGGAACAAAGTGATGCCTTGTTACGAATTCTGGTTGAATCTGCAATTAGGGGATGGCGCGATAATAGTGGTATATTTAGCAAAGCAACAGTAGAGGAAAGGATATTGCCTGTTCTCAATGAAAAACTTAGGtccaataaaaattataatcactaCCAAAGTCGTATCAAATGGTTTAAGAGCCGTTGGAATGCGTATTCAACACTCTTGAAGTTTAACTCTGGTTTTGGTTATGACAACGACACCAAAAAATTCACGGCCCCAGATGAAGTATGGGATGCGTATATAGAG gCTCACCCAAAAGATGCATACTTACGCACTGGGAGTTTTTCGGATTATGATGACTTGAGGCTTGCTGTTGGAAATGGTGTGGCTGTAGGAAGAAACGCAATTGGAGTGGGCAGTGCTACTGATGCTAGGACAATAGGAGTTGATGAAAGTAGAGGTCCGCTCATAGAGGAGTTGAATTACGATGCTGCTAATGAGGCGTTTGTAGTACTGGGTGAAGATGATCCACCGTTATCCGGCTCCAAATCACCTTTGGAGTCCACTGAAGTGCCTGTGGAGTCCACTCAGAGAAGAGCTCCCGTCAAAAGAAGCAGAGGCCAGTTTGAGACAAATTCAGGCCACACTGAAAATAGTTCGCATCAGGAGCTCATggtagaaattaaaaaagtcACTAGCACAATGGATCGAGTTGAAAGCCTCTTCGTGAAACGAGATACAATGCTGGAGAgaagagaaaaggaaaaaagtttTACAACTTGGGATGCTATCTTAGAAATTCCTAATTTGAGTGAAGATGACCGCTACACAGCATTTGACTTGCTTGTTACAAAGTCACAAAAAGATGGATTTATGAAAATGACTGTTCCTGAACGCAAAAGATGGATAGAATTCAAGACTAGGAAATAG
- the LOC131002510 gene encoding uncharacterized protein LOC131002510 — protein MMDGDPSQFRQLYRMYPDVFIKLCQIIREKAHVDDTRYTTVEEMLATFLIIVGHNDRYCNVHERFGRSHFAASQNFNKILRALNTITPDMMVKPTGAIPAKIRESTRFYPYFKDCIGAIDGTHIPAMIRGKDVSYYRNRHGVNSQNVLAACNFDLQFIYVLSGWEGSAHDSKILSDALSRPNGLHVPQGKYFLVDCGFANRRQFLAPLRDVRYHLKDFGGEGRHPRNADELFNLRHASLRNVIECIFGIFKSRFTIFKTAPPFQFQTQAELVLACAGLHNFLRKECRSDEFPVEVEEGNVAPDVENDTDILEYLSQSQLSQRNEANIWRTNIANAMWQSRHISETDQDGQAETEDNT, from the exons ATGATGGATGGAGATCCGAGCCAGTTTCGACAGTTGTATAGAATGTATCCTGACGTCTTCATCAAATTATGCCAGATCATTAGGGAGAAAGCCCATGTGGATGATACACGATATACAACTGTTGAAGAAATGTTGGCAACATTCCTCATCATTGTAGGGCACAACGATCGCTATTGTAACGTTCATGAAAGGTTTGGTCGTTCGCATTTTGCTGCTAGTCAGAACTTCAACAAAATCTTGAGAGCATTGAACACCATAACACCGGACATGATGGTTAAGCCGACTGGCGCAATACCCGCTAAAATTCGGGAAAGTACCAGATTTTATCCTTACTTCAAG GATTGTATCGGGGCTATAGATGGCACTCATATCCCGGCCATGATAAGAGGTAAAGACGTGAGCTATTATCGTAACCGTCATGGGGTGAATTCGCAAAATGTTTTGGCAGCTTGCAACTTTGATTTGCAGTTCATCTATGTGCTTAGTGGATGGGAAGGCTCAGCCCATGATTCCAAAATTTTGAGTGATGCATTGTCTAGACCAAATGGACTCCACGTGCCTCAAGGTAAATATTTTCTAGTAGATTGTGGATTTGCTAATCGTCGTCAGTTTTTGGCTCCGTTACGTGACGTTCGATATCATCTCAAAGATTTCGGTGGTGAAGGTCGTCATCCAAGAAATGCAGATGAGTTGTTCAATCTTCGACACGCATCATTGCGAAACGTGATTGAATGCATTTTTGGAATCTTCAAATCACgtttcacaattttcaaaacaGCTCCTCCGTTCCAATTTCAAACACAAGCAGAGTTAGTTTTGGCTTGTGCTGGATTGCATAACTTTCTCCGAAAGGAGTGTCGTTCTGATGAATTTCCAGTCGAGgttgaagaaggaaatgttgcaCCAGATGTTGAGAACGATACAGACATTTTGGAATATCTTTCTCAAAGCCAACTGTCCCAGCGGAATGAAGCGAACATATGGAGAACAAATATTGCTAATGCTATGTGGCAAAGTAGACACATATCTGAAACCGATCAAGACGGTCAGGCGGAGACCGAAGATAATACTTAG